A stretch of [Clostridium] scindens DNA encodes these proteins:
- a CDS encoding AAA family ATPase: protein MDIKRAKREIKDSIEAYLKKDVYGDYMIPAIRQRPILLMGPPGIGKTQIMEQIAKECQIGLVAYTITHHTRQSAIGLPFIQEKTFGGKKYSVTEYTMSEIIASVYEKIEATGIAEGILFIDEINCVSETLAPTMLQFLQCKTFGNQKVPEGWIIVAAGNPPEYNKSVRDFDVVTLDRIKKIDVEENYDVWKEYAYQAEIHPAILSYLEIRRDHFYRIETTVDGKMFATARGWEDLSQLLKSYEALHKKADREVVHQYIQHWKIAKDFANYLELYEKYKKDYGLEKILEGYYDKDTLEQLRYASFDERLSVVNMLLGQLGGLFKECYVSDRYVTILYDVLRRYKEDLDLPGAIQEFAEAYERLRKAEQLTRQEDRIRRKVSDTLEGYRQLEKAEHLDKEAAFDRVKEEFTKETDERERMIEKAANALDHAFDFMEDAFGDSQEMVAFVTELNTSYYSIQFLKENDCDKYYRYNKRLLFDEQQQEILKELDEVEQDLNTALK, encoded by the coding sequence ATGGACATAAAAAGAGCGAAGAGGGAAATTAAAGATTCCATAGAGGCATATCTTAAAAAAGACGTCTATGGGGATTATATGATACCGGCAATCCGGCAGCGGCCGATCCTGCTGATGGGGCCTCCGGGGATCGGGAAGACGCAGATTATGGAGCAGATTGCCAAGGAGTGCCAGATTGGCCTGGTTGCCTATACCATTACGCATCACACCAGGCAGAGCGCCATCGGGCTTCCGTTTATACAGGAAAAGACTTTTGGAGGGAAGAAGTATTCCGTGACGGAATATACGATGAGCGAGATCATCGCGTCCGTCTATGAAAAGATCGAGGCCACCGGGATTGCGGAAGGCATCCTGTTTATCGACGAGATCAACTGCGTATCCGAGACGCTGGCCCCTACTATGCTCCAATTCCTGCAGTGCAAGACATTCGGAAACCAGAAGGTGCCGGAAGGCTGGATTATCGTTGCAGCGGGCAATCCTCCGGAGTATAATAAGTCGGTAAGGGATTTTGACGTGGTAACGCTGGATCGAATTAAGAAGATAGATGTGGAAGAAAATTATGATGTTTGGAAGGAGTATGCTTATCAGGCAGAGATCCATCCGGCTATTCTCTCTTATCTGGAGATACGAAGAGACCATTTCTACCGCATCGAGACTACGGTAGACGGCAAGATGTTTGCAACGGCCAGAGGATGGGAGGACCTGTCGCAGCTTCTGAAGTCTTACGAGGCGCTCCACAAGAAGGCAGACCGGGAAGTGGTGCACCAGTATATCCAGCACTGGAAGATTGCGAAGGATTTCGCGAATTATCTGGAATTATATGAGAAGTATAAAAAGGATTATGGCCTGGAGAAGATACTGGAAGGCTATTATGACAAAGATACGCTGGAGCAGTTAAGATACGCATCCTTCGATGAGCGCCTGAGCGTGGTCAACATGCTGCTGGGCCAGCTGGGAGGCTTGTTCAAGGAGTGCTATGTCTCGGATCGCTATGTAACCATTCTATATGATGTCCTTCGCCGTTATAAAGAGGATCTGGATCTTCCCGGCGCGATTCAGGAGTTTGCAGAAGCCTATGAACGCTTAAGAAAGGCGGAGCAGCTGACCAGGCAGGAAGACCGGATTCGAAGAAAGGTCTCCGATACCCTGGAGGGATACCGCCAGCTGGAGAAGGCGGAACATCTTGATAAAGAGGCGGCATTTGACCGGGTGAAGGAAGAATTTACGAAAGAGACGGACGAGAGGGAACGGATGATCGAGAAAGCGGCAAATGCACTTGATCATGCCTTTGACTTTATGGAGGATGCTTTTGGAGACAGCCAGGAGATGGTGGCCTTTGTAACGGAATTGAACACCAGTTATTACAGCATCCAATTCCTGAAGGAAAACGA